In the Plasmodium chabaudi chabaudi strain AS genome assembly, chromosome: 13 genome, one interval contains:
- a CDS encoding 6-cysteine protein, protein MLSFFGKSRFFLFSFYCLFYFVLVIKSSLGKNEYVSPDELNIKTSGFLGYKCDFSTEGIHNLEPDIVERRSVICSINSYFIYDKIKLIIPKQDDPKSKFKLLPENCFAKVYSDIEGHQEIPIEKTGLVEYTLEENDTNKDYDERIIQISPFNNKDVEFYCICDNTEQVISHIDGRSALVHVHVLKYPHNIISVNLTDKMYPYLPGTYNKNSFVDYKLEVGLKEGELLVLACKQIDNKCFQKNDESKNGDLYKTNKIIYHKDFTLFKAPIYVKSNDSTAECKCKINETDIYTITVKPDYDEKVIHGCNFSNDLSIRTFTNNMNLLKYNENTDINCNVEIVQPFYDHLIGISCPGTIIPDCFFQIYKPPTNELKSSEITYLDSQLNIGNIEYYEDIHGNNEVRIFSIVGAIPQSASFTCMCKMDKITGFMNVKIGSACYAFLSKLLIIFIPLLFMWL, encoded by the coding sequence tttctttttactgtttgttttattttgtattagtTATAAAATCATCACTTggtaaaaatgaatatgttTCTCCAGATGaattgaatataaaaacatccGGATTTTTAGGATACAAATGCGACTTTTCTACCGAAGGAATTCACAATTTAGAGCCTGATATTGTTGAAAGAAGATCAGTAATATGTAGtataaattcatattttatttatgataaaataaaactaatTATACCTAAACAGGATGACCCCAAatctaaatttaaattgCTACCAGAAAATTGTTTTGCAAAAGTATATTCAGATATTGAAGGACACCAAGAAATACCAATAGAAAAAACAGGATTAGTAGAATATACActtgaagaaaatgatactAATAAAGATTATGATGAAAGGATTATTCAAATATCgccatttaataataaggaTGTAGaattttattgtatttgtGACAATACTGAACAAGTTATATCTCATATTGATGGAAGAAGTGCATTAGTACATGTACatgtattaaaatatccccataatataatatctgTTAATTTAACAGATAAAATGTATCCTTACCTACCTGGTacatataacaaaaatagcTTTGTAGATTATAAATTAGAGGTCGGATTAAAAGAAGGTGAACTACTAGTATTAGCATGTAAACAGATTGACAATAAatgttttcaaaaaaatgacgaaagtaaaaatggagatttgtataaaactaataaaattatttatcacAAAgattttacattatttaaagCCCCAATATATGTTAAATCCAATGATTCTACTGCTGAATGCAAATGCAAAATTAACGAAAcagatatatataccatTACAGTAAAGCCAgattatgatgaaaaagTTATACACGGATgcaatttttcaaatgatTTATCTATTCGCACATTtactaataatatgaatttattgaagtataatgaaaatacagACATTAATTGTAATGTAGAAATAGTACAACCATTTTATGATCATTTAATTGGTATTAGTTGCCCTGGTACTATAATCCCAGATTGTTTTTTCCAAATATATAAGCCACCAActaatgaattaaaatcTTCGGAAATTACTTATTTGGATTCACAACTAAATATTGGAAATATAGAATACTATGAAGATATACATGGAAATAATGAAGTTAGAATTTTCTCAATTGTTGGAGCAATACCTCAATCAGCATCTTTTACATGTATGTGTAAAATGGACAAAATAACTGGTTTTATGAATGTTAAAATTGGTTCCGCATGTTATGCCTTTCTTTCAAAATtgcttattatatttattcccTTACTTTTTATGTGGCTATAA